In Halogeometricum sp. S1BR25-6, a single genomic region encodes these proteins:
- the ligA gene encoding NAD-dependent DNA ligase LigA, translated as MSDEAEAGADERGDEPKYADSSNPYLTDPDADFEPVGSLSREAAEREAERLREAIREHDFRYYVAADPLVADRTYDALFSRLQDLEDAFELDDESSPTRRVGGEPLDELDTVEHVARMLSIDQSVEEEDVREFDRRVRDAVGEVTYVCEPKFDGLSVEVVYEDGEYVRAATRGDGDRGDDVTEQVRTIRSVPLRLRGDHPEFLAVRGEVYMPKDAFRDLNRERVEEGEEPFANPRNAAVGTLRQLDPSVTAGRPLECFLYDVLDASEVPETQSATLDRLEAWGLRTNGKVEAAETIDDAIDYREEMMAARADLNYEIDGTVVKVDRRDQREELGATSRSVRWAFAYKFPARTEVTTVTDVVVQVGRTGRLTPVALLEPVDVGGVTVSRASLHNPEEIERLGVDVGDEVRIKRAGDVIPDVEEVVEKRAEGTFAFPEACPVCGSPVEREGPLAFCTGGLACEAQLVRAVDHYAMRGALDIEGLGGERVEQLVDAGLVEGLPDLYRLEREEVAELEGWGDTSADNLVREIEAAKSPSLSAFLVGLGVPEVGGSTARNLARAFGSLDAVMDASKEELEEVEDVGPTVAEKIREFFDAETNREAVAELRELGVEPEAEETSGDGGDELAGLTFVFTGSLSVTRGAAQDLVEAHGANATGSVSGNTDYLVVGENPGQSKRDDAAENDAAELDEAAFESLLEERGVDYPP; from the coding sequence ATGAGCGACGAGGCCGAGGCGGGTGCCGACGAACGCGGAGACGAACCGAAGTACGCCGACTCCTCGAACCCCTACCTCACCGACCCGGACGCCGACTTCGAACCGGTCGGCTCGCTCTCGCGCGAGGCGGCCGAACGAGAGGCCGAACGGCTCCGAGAAGCGATCAGAGAGCACGACTTCAGATACTACGTCGCCGCCGACCCCCTCGTGGCCGACCGGACGTACGACGCTCTGTTCTCTCGGTTGCAGGACCTCGAAGACGCCTTCGAACTCGACGACGAGTCGAGTCCGACGCGACGCGTCGGCGGCGAACCGCTGGACGAACTCGACACGGTCGAACACGTCGCGCGGATGCTCTCTATCGACCAGTCCGTCGAGGAGGAGGACGTGCGCGAGTTCGACCGGCGGGTGCGCGACGCGGTGGGGGAGGTGACGTACGTCTGCGAACCCAAGTTCGACGGCCTCTCCGTGGAAGTGGTCTACGAGGACGGCGAGTACGTCCGCGCGGCCACCCGCGGCGACGGTGACAGGGGCGACGACGTGACCGAACAAGTGAGAACGATTCGCTCCGTGCCGCTCCGCCTGCGCGGCGACCACCCCGAGTTCCTCGCCGTCCGCGGCGAGGTGTACATGCCGAAAGACGCGTTTCGGGACCTGAACCGCGAGCGAGTCGAAGAGGGTGAAGAGCCGTTCGCCAACCCGCGCAACGCCGCCGTCGGCACCCTCCGACAACTCGACCCCTCGGTCACCGCCGGTCGGCCGCTGGAGTGTTTCCTCTACGACGTGCTCGACGCCAGCGAGGTGCCCGAGACGCAGTCGGCGACGCTCGACCGATTGGAGGCGTGGGGCCTGCGGACGAACGGGAAGGTGGAGGCCGCCGAGACAATCGACGACGCCATCGACTACCGCGAGGAGATGATGGCCGCGCGCGCGGACCTGAACTACGAGATAGACGGCACCGTCGTCAAAGTCGACCGGCGGGACCAACGCGAGGAACTCGGCGCGACGAGTCGTTCCGTCCGGTGGGCGTTCGCGTACAAGTTCCCCGCCCGAACGGAGGTGACGACGGTGACGGACGTGGTGGTACAGGTGGGCCGGACGGGCCGCCTGACACCCGTCGCCCTCCTCGAACCCGTCGACGTGGGCGGCGTCACCGTCTCGCGGGCGTCGCTGCACAACCCCGAGGAAATCGAGCGACTCGGCGTCGACGTCGGCGACGAGGTGCGTATCAAGCGCGCGGGCGACGTGATTCCCGACGTGGAGGAGGTGGTCGAAAAACGCGCCGAGGGAACGTTCGCGTTCCCCGAGGCGTGTCCCGTCTGCGGGAGTCCGGTCGAACGCGAGGGACCGCTGGCGTTCTGTACGGGCGGACTGGCCTGCGAGGCGCAACTCGTGCGCGCCGTCGACCACTACGCGATGCGCGGCGCGTTGGACATCGAGGGTCTCGGCGGCGAACGCGTCGAGCAGTTGGTCGACGCCGGCCTCGTCGAGGGGCTTCCGGACCTCTACCGACTCGAACGCGAGGAGGTGGCCGAGTTGGAGGGGTGGGGCGACACCAGCGCGGACAACCTCGTCCGCGAAATCGAGGCGGCCAAATCGCCGTCGCTGTCGGCGTTCCTCGTCGGTCTCGGCGTGCCCGAAGTCGGCGGGTCGACGGCGCGGAACCTCGCCCGCGCGTTCGGCAGCCTCGACGCCGTGATGGACGCCTCGAAAGAGGAGTTAGAGGAGGTCGAGGACGTGGGGCCGACCGTCGCCGAGAAGATACGCGAGTTCTTCGACGCCGAGACGAACCGCGAGGCCGTCGCGGAACTGCGCGAACTCGGGGTCGAACCCGAGGCGGAGGAGACGTCGGGGGACGGCGGCGACGAACTGGCGGGACTCACGTTCGTCTTCACCGGGTCGCTGTCGGTGACGCGCGGGGCGGCGCAGGACCTCGTCGAGGCGCACGGCGCGAACGCAACCGGGAGCGTCTCGGGGAACACGGACTACCTCGTCGTCGGCGAGAACCCCGGGCAGTCCAAGCGCGACGACGCCGCCGAGAACGACGCGGCGGAACTGGACGAGGCGGCGTTCGAGTCCCTCCTCGAAGAACGCGGCGTCGACTACCCGCCGTAG
- a CDS encoding DUF7344 domain-containing protein produces MIDDDSALAEYEGYDWEHLSGVPSPDALFRVLSHRRRRRVLWFLLERPETTLGEVADVLVGWELKDGDDAAGPDDHRRVLIALHHRHLPILEGSGLVEYDVETGSIRFSSPPEPVTVLIKFSYQYERAVAGRGA; encoded by the coding sequence ATGATCGACGATGATTCGGCTCTCGCGGAGTACGAGGGGTACGACTGGGAGCACCTCTCGGGCGTCCCCTCGCCCGACGCGCTGTTCCGCGTGCTTTCGCACCGACGGCGGCGGCGCGTCCTCTGGTTTCTCCTCGAACGGCCGGAGACGACTCTCGGGGAGGTGGCCGACGTCCTCGTGGGGTGGGAACTGAAAGACGGCGACGACGCCGCCGGCCCCGACGACCACCGGCGGGTACTGATTGCGCTCCACCACCGTCACCTCCCGATACTCGAAGGCAGCGGCCTCGTGGAGTACGACGTCGAGACGGGGTCGATACGCTTCTCCTCGCCGCCGGAGCCGGTCACGGTGCTCATCAAGTTCAGCTACCAGTACGAGCGGGCCGTCGCGGGCCGGGGTGCATGA
- a CDS encoding DICT sensory domain-containing protein, translated as MESGEDGLGAILAAAERRRKTVTYYAPETGDLAERLDTRNLDVEFRPTPPGGPEPFLVVRDEGGFRGAMPVSALREHVVARNRRGAAAEDSEARAIAVELLDDTVFASLTKRQLLRTTREFEDRAWRVGTGALHAGFQSAAAFAPQRELYRALAAETALDLHVYVADGDGVEPLSEPNATLHTDPAAEVGRYWFFVFDGGEEPEQAVTLVAEEQSDGSFRGVWTYDPDLVDRALSLLPSVEGER; from the coding sequence ATGGAAAGCGGCGAGGACGGTCTGGGGGCGATACTGGCGGCCGCCGAGCGGCGCCGCAAGACCGTCACGTACTACGCGCCGGAGACCGGCGACCTCGCGGAGCGATTGGACACCCGAAATCTCGACGTCGAGTTCCGGCCGACGCCGCCGGGGGGACCCGAACCGTTCCTCGTCGTCCGGGACGAGGGGGGGTTCCGGGGGGCGATGCCCGTCAGCGCCCTCCGCGAGCACGTGGTCGCTCGGAACCGGCGCGGGGCGGCGGCCGAGGACTCCGAGGCGCGCGCCATCGCCGTCGAACTGCTGGACGACACGGTGTTCGCGTCGCTGACCAAACGGCAACTGCTGCGGACCACGCGGGAGTTCGAGGACCGCGCGTGGCGAGTGGGAACCGGGGCGTTGCACGCGGGGTTCCAGTCGGCGGCGGCGTTCGCACCCCAGCGAGAGCTGTACCGCGCGTTGGCGGCCGAGACGGCGCTGGACCTGCACGTCTACGTCGCGGATGGAGACGGGGTCGAACCGCTCTCGGAACCGAACGCGACGCTGCACACCGACCCCGCCGCGGAGGTCGGCCGCTACTGGTTCTTCGTGTTCGACGGCGGGGAGGAACCCGAGCAGGCGGTGACGCTCGTCGCCGAAGAGCAATCCGACGGCTCCTTCCGCGGCGTCTGGACGTACGACCCGGACCTCGTCGACCGAGCGCTGTCGCTCCTCCCGTCGGTCGAGGGGGAGCGGTGA
- a CDS encoding ABC transporter permease, with amino-acid sequence MTWQAVARKEFDDSVRSRWLHGATLFFVLFVGGASFLMFGVLLPPQLNDTSNLFGFFADLGIFRLSFPGLLALVLGFVALSTSYGSITEERETGTIKLALSLPNSRRDLMAGKFLGRGAVVAASLLVGFLAAFVVFLATGTTMSVESLAPVVALTVLLGLAFVSVGLGISAVADSNREATLATLGLYLIFGILWKPIAEGIPKLLNYAAEEAGAGALADFTRVKIGLFLKYLNPLRTYETLVAQVYYGPAQARLTGATTGEAFVVGNQFAPAQGGVPVYLSGGVMLLIFLAWVVVPTVVGYYVFRERDL; translated from the coding sequence ATGACGTGGCAAGCGGTCGCCCGGAAGGAGTTCGACGACTCCGTCCGCTCGCGGTGGCTCCACGGGGCGACGCTCTTTTTCGTCCTGTTCGTCGGCGGCGCGTCGTTCCTCATGTTCGGCGTCCTCCTCCCCCCGCAGTTGAACGACACCTCCAACCTGTTCGGCTTCTTCGCCGACCTCGGGATATTCAGGCTCTCGTTCCCCGGTCTGCTCGCCCTCGTGCTCGGTTTCGTCGCGCTGTCGACGTCGTACGGGTCGATCACTGAAGAGCGGGAGACCGGGACGATTAAACTCGCGCTGTCGCTGCCGAACTCGCGGCGCGACCTGATGGCCGGGAAGTTCCTCGGCCGCGGCGCCGTCGTCGCCGCCTCCCTCCTCGTCGGTTTCCTCGCGGCGTTCGTCGTCTTCCTCGCGACGGGGACGACGATGAGCGTCGAGTCGCTGGCGCCCGTCGTCGCGCTGACGGTGCTCCTCGGTCTCGCGTTCGTCTCCGTCGGTCTCGGCATCTCCGCCGTCGCCGACTCCAACCGCGAGGCGACGCTCGCGACGCTGGGACTGTACCTCATCTTCGGCATCCTCTGGAAGCCCATCGCCGAGGGCATCCCCAAACTCCTCAACTACGCCGCCGAGGAAGCCGGCGCGGGCGCCTTAGCGGACTTCACGCGGGTGAAAATCGGGCTGTTCCTCAAGTATCTCAACCCGCTCCGGACGTACGAGACGCTCGTCGCGCAGGTGTACTACGGACCCGCGCAGGCCCGCCTCACCGGCGCCACGACGGGCGAGGCGTTCGTCGTCGGCAACCAGTTCGCGCCCGCGCAGGGCGGCGTCCCCGTCTACCTCTCGGGAGGCGTGATGCTGCTGATATTCCTCGCCTGGGTCGTCGTCCCCACCGTCGTCGGCTACTACGTCTTCCGCGAACGGGACCTGTAA
- a CDS encoding ABC transporter ATP-binding protein — MAAIELDGVTKRFEEGGRLSRLLDSVRNAERSDDVTAVRNLSLTVEEGEVFGFLGPNGAGKSTTINMLLDFVRPTEGAIRVLGFDARAESVDVRARTGVLPEGFDVYDRLTGRQHVEFAASSKRLDENEAEIDAVLERVGIADAADRKAGGYSKGMRQRLALAMALVGDPDLLVLDEPSSGLDPAGAKEMRDIVAEEAERGTTVFFSSHILEQVDAVCDRVGIMREGELVAVDSVDSLREKSDADATLRVEVSGDVSALNAEAVTALDGVHSVTVDDAADSLTVSCVGDAKMAVIDELESQGLDVTDFETREASLEDLFLSYTGHGVDGTDETSDESADGQEARA; from the coding sequence ATGGCCGCCATCGAACTCGACGGGGTAACGAAACGATTCGAGGAGGGCGGGAGACTCTCGCGCCTCCTCGACTCCGTTCGGAACGCCGAGCGTTCCGACGACGTTACCGCAGTCAGAAACCTCTCGCTGACGGTCGAGGAGGGCGAAGTGTTCGGGTTCCTCGGTCCCAACGGGGCGGGGAAATCGACCACCATCAACATGCTCCTCGACTTTGTCCGCCCCACCGAGGGCGCGATTCGCGTCCTCGGTTTCGACGCCCGCGCCGAGAGCGTCGACGTCCGCGCGCGGACCGGCGTCCTCCCCGAAGGATTCGACGTGTACGACCGCCTCACCGGGCGGCAGCACGTCGAGTTCGCCGCCTCCTCCAAGCGACTCGACGAGAACGAGGCCGAGATAGACGCCGTCCTCGAACGGGTCGGCATCGCCGACGCCGCCGACCGGAAGGCCGGCGGCTACTCGAAGGGGATGCGCCAGCGCCTCGCCCTGGCGATGGCGCTCGTCGGCGACCCGGACCTGCTCGTCCTCGACGAACCCTCCTCCGGCCTCGACCCGGCCGGGGCCAAGGAGATGCGCGACATCGTCGCCGAGGAGGCCGAACGCGGCACGACCGTGTTCTTCTCCAGTCACATTCTCGAACAGGTCGACGCCGTCTGCGACCGCGTCGGCATCATGCGCGAGGGCGAACTCGTCGCCGTCGACAGCGTCGATAGCCTGCGCGAGAAGTCCGACGCCGACGCCACGCTCCGAGTCGAAGTGTCCGGGGACGTCTCGGCGCTGAACGCCGAGGCGGTCACCGCCCTCGACGGCGTCCACTCCGTCACCGTCGACGACGCCGCCGACTCGCTCACCGTCTCCTGCGTCGGCGACGCCAAGATGGCCGTCATCGACGAGTTGGAGTCCCAGGGACTCGACGTGACCGACTTCGAGACGCGCGAGGCGTCGCTCGAAGACCTGTTCCTCTCGTACACCGGCCACGGAGTCGACGGGACCGACGAGACGTCCGACGAGTCGGCCGACGGACAGGAGGCGCGCGCATGA
- a CDS encoding DUF7344 domain-containing protein — translation MGREDIGTLYEMLSTDRRRRALAALKEAEGPLDRGELARRIVARRSADGPGGAGPTEAPARKVEISLSHVHLPKLEAGGVVERTGEEEYDVTPLGHDLERAARAFETRLDAETWEVEDGPAPTN, via the coding sequence ATGGGGCGGGAAGATATCGGAACACTGTACGAGATGCTATCGACCGACCGACGACGGCGTGCGCTCGCGGCGTTGAAGGAAGCGGAGGGACCGCTGGACCGCGGTGAGTTAGCGCGGCGAATCGTCGCCCGCCGTTCGGCCGACGGGCCGGGCGGCGCCGGACCGACCGAGGCGCCGGCGAGGAAGGTCGAGATATCCCTCAGTCACGTCCACCTGCCGAAACTGGAGGCGGGTGGGGTGGTGGAACGGACCGGAGAGGAGGAGTATGACGTGACCCCGCTGGGGCACGACCTCGAACGCGCCGCGCGGGCCTTCGAGACACGTCTCGACGCCGAGACGTGGGAAGTCGAAGACGGCCCGGCACCGACGAACTAG
- a CDS encoding excinuclease ABC subunit C: MDASDVRERASDLPTGPGVYQFLDGDTVLYVGKAVDIRARVRSYADPRGERIRRMVDHAATIDFAVTDTETQALLLEANLIKRHQPRYNVRLKDDKSYPLVQLTDHSVPRIDVTRDPEEGSTVFGPYTDKGRVETVVKALREYYGIRGCSDHKYANRDRPCLDYEMGLCTAPCTGEISEENYLADVESVVRFFEGETGVLADPLRRTMEEAAQEENFERAANARDRLEAVESFHGAGEEAVSSQSDERAVDVLGVAIEGDAATVARLHSKRGQLVDRSRHRLDAPEGGERSAAVLSAFLPQYYAERELPDAVLLSERPDDEDVLEWLRVEGVNVRVPGAGREAKLVELALKNARRGPARNDELGALSDALGLPGISRIEGFDVSHAQGKAVVGSDVCFVDGDAVKADYRRKKLPERNDDYDNMRALIRWRAERAVEGRDDRPDPDLLLIDGGDGQLGAATDALEEVGWDVPVVALAKDRELVITPDRVHDWPADSPHLHVLQRVRDESHRFAVQYHQTLRDDVRTVLDDVPGIGEKTRRALLRRFGSVENVRGATVSDLTDVPGVGEKTAATLKERL; the protein is encoded by the coding sequence ATGGATGCGAGCGACGTCCGCGAGCGAGCGAGCGACCTCCCGACGGGGCCCGGCGTCTACCAGTTCCTCGACGGCGACACCGTGCTGTACGTCGGCAAGGCCGTCGACATCCGCGCGCGGGTCCGGTCGTACGCCGACCCGCGTGGCGAGCGCATCCGGCGGATGGTCGACCACGCTGCGACCATCGACTTCGCCGTCACGGACACCGAAACGCAGGCGCTCCTCCTCGAAGCCAACCTCATCAAGCGGCACCAACCGCGGTACAACGTTCGCCTGAAGGACGACAAGTCCTACCCGCTCGTCCAACTGACGGACCACTCCGTCCCGAGAATCGACGTGACGCGCGACCCGGAGGAAGGGTCGACGGTGTTCGGACCGTACACCGACAAGGGCCGGGTCGAAACCGTGGTGAAGGCCTTGCGGGAATACTACGGCATCCGCGGCTGTTCGGACCACAAGTACGCCAACCGCGACCGCCCCTGTCTGGACTACGAGATGGGACTCTGCACGGCCCCCTGTACCGGCGAGATATCCGAAGAGAACTACCTCGCGGACGTAGAGTCGGTCGTCCGTTTCTTCGAGGGCGAGACGGGCGTCCTCGCGGACCCCCTCCGCCGGACGATGGAGGAGGCCGCCCAAGAGGAGAACTTCGAGCGCGCCGCCAACGCCCGCGACAGACTCGAAGCGGTGGAGTCGTTCCACGGCGCGGGCGAGGAGGCGGTCTCCTCACAGTCCGACGAGCGCGCCGTCGACGTCCTCGGCGTCGCCATCGAGGGCGACGCGGCCACCGTCGCGCGCCTGCACAGCAAGCGCGGTCAACTGGTCGACCGCTCCCGCCACCGCCTCGACGCCCCCGAAGGCGGCGAGCGTTCCGCCGCCGTCCTCTCGGCCTTTCTGCCCCAGTACTACGCCGAACGCGAGTTGCCCGACGCCGTCCTCCTCTCGGAACGCCCGGACGACGAGGACGTGCTGGAGTGGTTGCGCGTCGAGGGCGTAAACGTGCGCGTTCCGGGCGCCGGCCGCGAGGCTAAACTGGTCGAACTCGCGCTGAAGAACGCCCGACGCGGCCCGGCCCGAAACGACGAACTCGGCGCGCTCTCGGACGCGTTAGGCCTTCCCGGGATTTCCCGCATCGAGGGGTTCGACGTGAGCCACGCGCAGGGAAAGGCCGTCGTCGGCAGCGACGTCTGCTTCGTCGACGGCGACGCCGTGAAAGCCGACTACCGACGGAAGAAGTTACCAGAACGAAACGACGACTACGACAACATGCGGGCGCTGATCCGCTGGCGGGCCGAGCGCGCCGTCGAAGGGCGGGACGACAGGCCGGACCCCGACCTGCTGCTCATCGACGGCGGGGACGGTCAACTCGGCGCGGCGACGGACGCCTTGGAGGAAGTCGGCTGGGACGTGCCCGTCGTCGCCCTCGCGAAGGACCGCGAGTTGGTCATCACGCCCGACCGGGTGCACGACTGGCCCGCCGACTCGCCGCACCTGCACGTCCTGCAACGCGTCCGCGACGAGTCGCACCGCTTCGCCGTCCAGTACCACCAGACGCTCCGCGACGACGTGCGGACCGTCCTCGACGACGTGCCGGGCATCGGCGAGAAGACGCGGCGCGCGCTCTTACGTCGGTTCGGCAGCGTCGAGAACGTCCGCGGCGCGACGGTGTCGGACCTGACGGACGTGCCGGGCGTCGGCGAGAAGACGGCGGCGACGCTCAAAGAGCGGCTGTAG